A genome region from Nocardiopsis exhalans includes the following:
- a CDS encoding DUF2752 domain-containing protein, whose amino-acid sequence MQQDDHPSNPHPDPAPGSQPEPPPSPQRRSRTIQDGPAPIPRSRLEARIDRIAERAHPATWPLSLAAVALAGAALLHFVDPNEPGNYPTCPWLLLTGTFCPGCGTMRAVALLTHLDAPGALGMNPLLVLLLPFLAYTYLRWLIRALRPRARPPEPGSTWIVWTILVSFVVFWIARNLPWFSFLAPGTPLLPTW is encoded by the coding sequence GTGCAGCAGGATGATCACCCCTCGAACCCCCATCCGGATCCGGCTCCGGGATCACAGCCCGAGCCGCCCCCAAGCCCGCAGCGGCGGTCGCGCACGATCCAGGACGGGCCCGCCCCGATCCCCAGGAGCCGACTCGAAGCCCGGATCGACCGCATCGCCGAGCGCGCCCACCCCGCCACCTGGCCGCTCAGCCTGGCCGCCGTCGCCCTGGCCGGGGCCGCGCTCCTGCACTTCGTTGACCCCAACGAGCCGGGCAACTACCCCACCTGCCCCTGGCTGCTGCTCACCGGAACCTTCTGCCCCGGCTGCGGAACCATGCGTGCCGTCGCGCTCCTGACCCATCTGGACGCCCCCGGCGCGCTCGGTATGAACCCGCTGCTCGTCCTCCTGCTGCCCTTCCTCGCCTACACCTACCTCCGCTGGCTGATCCGCGCCCTGCGCCCGCGCGCACGGCCGCCCGAACCTGGCTCCACCTGGATCGTCTGGACGATCCTGGTGTCCTTCGTCGTCTTCTGGATCGCCCGCAACCTGCCCTGGTTCTCCTTCCTGGCACCCGGAACCCCGCTTCTGCCCACCTGGTGA
- a CDS encoding HGxxPAAW family protein produces MADEHHEEHDDHGNTVSAWFLTLSWIVAWTVAAVAIIFGGDLVVWTVIALVASVALAAVAGVMKKVGLGRKEPRPIPPTREEWEADRKSATAGGK; encoded by the coding sequence ATGGCCGACGAGCACCACGAAGAGCACGACGACCACGGCAACACCGTTTCCGCCTGGTTCCTGACCCTCTCCTGGATTGTCGCCTGGACCGTGGCCGCCGTCGCCATCATCTTCGGTGGTGACCTGGTGGTCTGGACCGTCATCGCCCTGGTCGCCAGCGTCGCCCTCGCCGCCGTCGCCGGTGTGATGAAGAAGGTCGGCCTGGGCCGCAAGGAGCCCCGCCCGATCCCGCCGACCCGCGAGGAGTGGGAAGCGGACCGTAAGTCCGCCACCGCGGGCGGTAAGTAG
- the trpC gene encoding indole-3-glycerol phosphate synthase TrpC: protein MSVLDEILDGVRADLAQRQAELPLDRLKAQAESVPVPKDAEAALRRPGVHVIAEVKRASPSKGPLAAISDPAALARDYEAGGATLISVLTEQRRFNGSLDDLRAVHAAVETPLLRKDFVVSSYQLWEARVFGASAILLIVAALTQEALVSLVERARSLDLTPLVEVHDEEEVARALDAGATVIGVNARNLKTLEVDRDTFARLAPLIPADRVRIAESGIRGPHDLLAYAGAGAGAVLVGESLVRGRNPREAVADLVTAGAHPALRDRN from the coding sequence GTGAGCGTGCTCGACGAGATCCTCGACGGAGTACGCGCTGACCTGGCGCAGCGACAGGCGGAACTCCCCCTGGACCGCCTCAAGGCGCAAGCCGAGTCGGTGCCCGTCCCCAAGGACGCCGAAGCCGCCCTGCGCCGCCCCGGCGTCCACGTCATCGCCGAGGTCAAGCGGGCCAGCCCCTCCAAGGGCCCGCTGGCCGCCATCAGCGACCCCGCGGCCCTGGCCCGCGACTACGAGGCCGGCGGCGCCACCCTGATCAGCGTGCTCACCGAGCAGCGCCGGTTCAACGGCAGCCTGGACGACCTGCGCGCCGTCCACGCCGCGGTGGAGACCCCGCTGCTGCGCAAGGACTTCGTCGTGAGCTCCTACCAGCTGTGGGAAGCCCGCGTCTTCGGCGCCTCCGCCATCCTGCTCATCGTCGCAGCCCTCACCCAGGAGGCCCTGGTCTCCCTGGTCGAGCGCGCCCGCTCGCTGGACCTGACCCCGCTGGTCGAGGTCCACGACGAGGAGGAGGTCGCCCGCGCCCTGGACGCCGGAGCGACCGTCATCGGCGTCAACGCGCGCAACCTCAAGACCCTGGAGGTCGACCGGGACACCTTCGCCCGGCTCGCCCCCCTCATCCCGGCCGACCGCGTCAGGATCGCCGAATCCGGCATCCGCGGCCCGCACGACCTGCTGGCCTATGCCGGAGCCGGAGCCGGAGCCGTCCTGGTGGGTGAGAGCCTCGTCCGCGGACGCAACCCGCGCGAGGCCGTCGCCGACCTGGTGACCGCCGGTGCCCACCCCGCACTGCGCGACCGGAACTGA
- a CDS encoding DUF2752 domain-containing protein — protein sequence MTATPPQKGTGRLDRLLRSLHPAVWPVGLGVLGLAGATLLHFVDPNEPGNYPTCPWLLLTGTFCPGCGSMRAIALTTHGDVLGAISMNPLLVLLVPYIAVTYALWLARSVKPPKRRPKLTPGWFLWAMTIVITAYWLVRNLPWFSFLAPGTPLFPGW from the coding sequence ATGACGGCCACGCCCCCGCAGAAGGGCACCGGGCGCCTGGACCGGCTGCTGCGGTCGCTGCATCCCGCCGTGTGGCCGGTGGGGCTCGGCGTCCTGGGGCTGGCGGGCGCCACGCTCCTGCACTTCGTGGACCCCAACGAGCCGGGCAACTACCCCACCTGCCCCTGGCTGCTGCTCACCGGAACCTTCTGCCCCGGCTGCGGCAGCATGCGCGCCATCGCGCTCACCACCCACGGTGACGTCCTCGGCGCGATCAGCATGAACCCCCTCCTGGTGCTGCTGGTCCCCTACATCGCGGTGACCTACGCCCTCTGGCTCGCCCGTTCGGTCAAGCCGCCCAAGCGCAGGCCCAAACTCACCCCCGGGTGGTTCCTCTGGGCCATGACCATCGTCATCACCGCGTACTGGCTCGTGCGCAACCTGCCCTGGTTCTCCTTCCTGGCCCCGGGCACCCCGCTCTTCCCCGGCTGGTGA
- a CDS encoding ABC transporter ATP-binding protein: MAQGTTTANEESREEASPGGPAAKGTSRPTADPQHKGVFTRGMRVLGVAARTEPWIFLAAVTGAMLHAAVNVGSAFVLGYLTDNTILPAFAAGETTAAALITAAALLMAVGIGKAVGLAIRRLLAGLMQFRMQARYRRAVARKYLELPLSWHHRHPTGQLLSNANADVEAAWQPLAPLPMVVGSVFMLFIAAVAMVVTDPVLALVAFVVFPVLAAANVIFQRRVSPMASRAQALRAEVSGVAHESFDGALVVKTLGREDTETERFTESAHRLRDALIQVGRMRSMFDPFTEALPNFGVLAVLLLGMWRLSTGAIEPGELVQIAFLFTLLALPLRSFGWLLGDLPRSVVGWDRVQSVLRADGTMEYGERTLGGSTRGIALSARGVTFTYADSYDAEGGGRDLMDTGADQARTTVLNGVDLDIEPGRTVALVGPTGSGKSTLTTVLMRLVDPDTGTVSYDGADLRDLARDQIPDHAALVPQGTFVFEDSVRDNITLGTAGIDDDQVWAALRLARADGFIAELDGGLDARLGEKGTTLSGGQRQRLALARAIVRRPRLLIMDDATSAVDPQIEAQILAGLRERDDAATVVVVAYRRATIELADEVLYMEGGRVLARGTHTELLETSSGYNKLVTAYERASAENEAERDPVPEEPGPTEPHRRTTGGPRTGHGTDGTEESSR; the protein is encoded by the coding sequence ATGGCGCAGGGCACCACGACGGCGAACGAGGAGAGCCGGGAGGAGGCCTCACCCGGCGGCCCGGCGGCCAAAGGCACCTCCAGACCGACTGCGGACCCCCAGCACAAGGGCGTCTTCACCCGCGGGATGCGCGTCCTGGGTGTCGCCGCCCGCACCGAACCGTGGATCTTCCTCGCAGCCGTCACCGGAGCCATGCTGCACGCCGCCGTCAACGTCGGCTCCGCGTTCGTCCTCGGCTACCTCACCGACAACACCATCCTCCCGGCCTTCGCCGCCGGAGAGACCACCGCGGCCGCCCTGATCACCGCGGCCGCGCTGCTCATGGCCGTCGGCATCGGCAAGGCCGTCGGCCTGGCCATCCGGCGCCTGCTCGCCGGACTCATGCAGTTCCGCATGCAGGCCCGCTACCGCCGCGCCGTCGCCCGCAAGTACCTCGAACTCCCCCTGTCCTGGCACCACCGCCACCCCACCGGCCAGCTCCTGTCCAACGCCAACGCCGACGTCGAGGCCGCCTGGCAGCCCCTGGCCCCGCTGCCCATGGTCGTGGGCAGCGTGTTCATGCTGTTCATCGCCGCTGTCGCCATGGTCGTCACCGACCCGGTCCTAGCCCTGGTCGCCTTCGTCGTCTTCCCGGTCCTGGCCGCCGCCAACGTCATCTTCCAGCGCCGCGTCTCCCCGATGGCCTCCCGAGCCCAGGCCCTGCGCGCCGAGGTCAGCGGGGTCGCCCACGAGTCCTTCGACGGCGCCCTGGTCGTCAAGACCCTCGGCCGCGAGGACACCGAGACCGAGCGCTTCACCGAGTCCGCCCACCGCCTGCGCGACGCCCTCATCCAGGTCGGCCGTATGCGCTCCATGTTCGACCCCTTCACCGAGGCCCTGCCCAACTTCGGTGTCCTGGCCGTCCTCCTCCTGGGCATGTGGCGCCTGTCCACCGGGGCCATCGAACCCGGCGAACTCGTCCAGATCGCCTTCCTCTTCACCCTCCTGGCCCTGCCCCTCCGCTCCTTCGGCTGGCTCCTGGGCGACCTGCCCCGCAGCGTCGTCGGCTGGGACCGCGTCCAGTCCGTCCTGCGCGCGGACGGCACCATGGAGTACGGCGAGCGGACCCTGGGCGGCTCCACCCGCGGCATCGCCCTGAGCGCCCGCGGCGTCACCTTCACCTACGCCGACTCCTACGACGCCGAGGGCGGCGGCCGCGACCTCATGGACACCGGAGCCGACCAGGCCCGCACCACCGTGCTCAACGGCGTCGACCTCGATATCGAACCGGGCCGCACCGTCGCCCTCGTCGGCCCCACCGGATCGGGCAAGTCCACCCTCACCACCGTCCTGATGCGGCTGGTCGACCCCGACACCGGCACCGTCTCCTACGACGGCGCGGACCTGCGCGACCTCGCCCGCGACCAGATCCCCGACCACGCGGCGCTCGTACCCCAGGGCACCTTCGTCTTCGAGGACTCCGTCCGCGACAACATCACCCTGGGCACCGCCGGAATCGACGACGACCAGGTCTGGGCCGCCCTGCGCCTGGCCCGCGCCGACGGGTTCATCGCCGAACTCGACGGCGGACTCGACGCCCGGCTCGGCGAGAAGGGCACCACCCTGTCCGGCGGCCAACGCCAGCGCCTGGCCTTGGCCCGCGCCATCGTCCGCCGCCCCCGGCTGCTGATCATGGACGACGCCACCTCGGCCGTGGACCCGCAGATCGAGGCGCAGATCCTGGCCGGGCTGCGCGAACGCGACGACGCCGCGACCGTGGTCGTGGTCGCCTACCGCCGCGCCACCATCGAACTCGCCGACGAGGTCCTCTACATGGAGGGCGGGCGCGTCCTGGCCCGCGGCACCCACACCGAGCTCCTGGAAACCTCCAGCGGCTACAACAAGCTCGTCACCGCCTACGAACGCGCCTCGGCCGAGAACGAGGCCGAGCGCGACCCCGTCCCGGAGGAGCCCGGACCCACGGAACCACACCGCCGCACCACCGGAGGACCCAGAACCGGACACGGAACCGACGGCACCGAGGAGAGCAGCCGATGA
- the hisF gene encoding imidazole glycerol phosphate synthase subunit HisF, which produces MSLAIRVIPCLDVDAGRVVKGVNFENLRDAGDPVELAGTYDGGGADELTFLDVTASSGDRETTYDVVRRTADQVFIPLTVGGGVRAPEDVDRLLRAGADKVGVNTAAIARPELIAEIAERFGRQVLVLSADVRRVREGGEPTPSGFEVTTHGGRRSTGIDALEWCERAAELGAGEVLLNSMDADGTKAGFDLELIRAVRARVDVPLIASGGAGAVEHFVPAVEAGADAVLAATVFHFGEFTIADVKKSLSEAGYPVR; this is translated from the coding sequence GTGAGCCTGGCCATCCGAGTCATCCCCTGCCTGGACGTGGACGCCGGGCGGGTCGTCAAGGGCGTCAACTTCGAGAACCTGCGGGACGCCGGTGACCCCGTCGAGCTCGCGGGCACCTACGACGGCGGCGGCGCCGACGAACTCACCTTCCTGGACGTGACCGCCTCCAGCGGTGACCGGGAGACCACCTACGACGTGGTGCGCCGCACCGCGGACCAGGTGTTCATCCCGCTGACCGTCGGGGGAGGGGTCCGCGCCCCCGAGGACGTGGACCGGCTGCTGCGCGCGGGCGCCGACAAGGTGGGGGTGAACACCGCCGCGATCGCCCGCCCCGAGCTGATCGCGGAGATCGCCGAACGCTTCGGCCGCCAGGTCCTGGTGCTCTCCGCGGACGTGCGCCGAGTGCGTGAGGGCGGTGAGCCCACCCCGAGTGGTTTCGAGGTCACCACCCACGGCGGACGCCGGAGCACCGGTATCGACGCCCTGGAGTGGTGCGAGCGCGCCGCCGAGCTGGGCGCCGGTGAGGTCCTGCTCAACTCCATGGACGCCGACGGCACCAAGGCCGGGTTCGACCTGGAGCTGATCCGGGCGGTGCGTGCCCGGGTGGACGTCCCGCTGATCGCCTCGGGCGGCGCGGGCGCGGTGGAGCACTTCGTCCCGGCGGTGGAGGCGGGGGCGGACGCGGTACTGGCCGCGACCGTCTTCCACTTCGGTGAGTTCACCATCGCCGACGTCAAGAAGAGCCTGAGCGAGGCCGGGTACCCGGTCCGCTAA
- the hisI gene encoding phosphoribosyl-AMP cyclohydrolase translates to MSVTNLDPAIAARLKRTADGLVPAVVQQHDTGEVLMLAWMDDEALHRTLSTRDATYWSRSRGEYWVKGATSGHTQSVVSVALDCDGDTLLVRVDQTGAACHTGDHTCFDAGRLL, encoded by the coding sequence ATGAGCGTCACCAACCTCGACCCGGCCATCGCCGCACGTCTGAAGCGCACCGCGGACGGCCTCGTCCCCGCTGTCGTACAACAGCACGACACCGGGGAGGTGCTCATGCTGGCCTGGATGGACGACGAGGCCCTGCACCGCACCCTCAGCACCCGCGACGCCACCTACTGGTCGCGCAGCCGCGGCGAGTACTGGGTCAAGGGCGCCACCTCCGGACACACCCAGAGTGTGGTTTCCGTCGCACTCGACTGTGACGGCGACACCCTGCTGGTCCGAGTCGACCAGACCGGCGCCGCCTGCCACACCGGCGACCACACCTGCTTCGACGCCGGACGGCTGCTGTGA
- a CDS encoding CD225/dispanin family protein: protein MSYGPPPPGDPAGPPPGEGYGQPSGGYGQPTGGYGPPVPEHGYPTGGYGPPASGYGPPHPELHAQMPGPYGQPPAPAPYGPPGVYGVQPPVGEPPKNYMVINILGILGCLSVLGIIGLIFSLQVNSKWQIGDYAGAESASSTAKVLGIISMVGFVLVALYVLLIIFGLLLAAFV, encoded by the coding sequence ATGAGTTACGGCCCTCCGCCCCCCGGCGACCCCGCAGGCCCGCCGCCCGGCGAGGGCTACGGCCAGCCCAGCGGCGGCTACGGTCAGCCCACCGGAGGTTACGGCCCGCCCGTCCCGGAACACGGCTATCCCACCGGCGGCTACGGTCCGCCCGCCTCGGGCTACGGCCCGCCGCATCCGGAGCTCCACGCCCAGATGCCCGGCCCCTACGGCCAGCCGCCGGCCCCCGCGCCCTACGGCCCGCCCGGTGTCTACGGTGTGCAGCCGCCCGTGGGCGAGCCGCCCAAGAACTACATGGTGATCAACATCCTGGGCATCCTCGGCTGCCTCAGCGTGCTCGGCATCATCGGCCTGATCTTCTCCCTCCAGGTCAACAGCAAGTGGCAGATCGGCGACTACGCGGGCGCCGAGTCCGCGTCCAGCACCGCCAAGGTCCTCGGCATCATCAGCATGGTCGGCTTCGTGCTCGTCGCCCTCTACGTGCTCCTGATCATCTTCGGGCTCCTGCTCGCGGCCTTCGTGTAG
- a CDS encoding sugar isomerase, with the protein MTAEYLAADLAGKPAALTELAQRFPRWDPYAALPALLEDEPASVRFLGLGAARYACEVAAARLRRGGVAAHTDFSTSTEEPPAGPETLVVAVSLGGGQRELHAVLDRYVGRSPVIVLAPDQDAVVGRYADLLVPLRAGEEGSGLGCRAYQHALALLLLLGHRLGAPSSGGSANFPGLVRRVANASRVLLESAPEWVPEAAKVLDSPDGVHLVAPAERLASAQQAVQVLRRGPIRVAHSAETGEWSHTDRHLAAVTDYRALLFAGSTYDQRFAEHLGQLRGAFVAVGPTPGRERVPGVALSVRYPGDGDPDVSLLTEPLVAELLAAHWWERSGR; encoded by the coding sequence GTGACCGCCGAGTACCTGGCCGCCGACCTGGCGGGGAAACCCGCCGCGTTGACCGAGCTCGCCCAGCGCTTCCCGCGCTGGGACCCCTACGCCGCGCTGCCCGCGCTGCTGGAGGACGAACCCGCGTCGGTGCGCTTCCTCGGTCTGGGGGCGGCCCGGTACGCCTGCGAGGTGGCGGCGGCGCGGCTGCGGCGCGGGGGCGTCGCGGCCCACACCGATTTCTCCACCTCGACCGAGGAGCCGCCCGCCGGTCCGGAGACGCTCGTGGTGGCGGTGAGTCTGGGCGGGGGCCAGCGGGAGCTGCACGCGGTCCTGGACCGGTACGTGGGACGTTCCCCGGTGATCGTGCTGGCGCCTGACCAGGACGCGGTGGTGGGCCGGTACGCGGACCTGCTGGTGCCGCTGCGGGCCGGCGAGGAAGGCTCTGGCCTGGGCTGTCGCGCCTACCAGCACGCCCTGGCACTGCTGTTGCTGCTCGGCCACCGGCTGGGCGCGCCCTCCTCGGGGGGCAGCGCCAACTTCCCCGGGCTGGTGCGGCGTGTGGCCAACGCCTCGCGGGTCCTGCTGGAGAGCGCCCCGGAGTGGGTGCCCGAGGCGGCGAAGGTGCTGGACTCCCCCGACGGCGTGCACCTGGTGGCCCCGGCCGAACGGCTGGCCTCGGCCCAGCAGGCGGTTCAGGTGTTGCGCCGGGGGCCGATCCGGGTCGCGCACTCCGCCGAGACCGGCGAGTGGTCGCACACGGACCGCCACCTCGCCGCGGTGACGGACTACCGTGCGCTGCTGTTCGCCGGTTCCACCTACGATCAGCGCTTCGCCGAGCACCTGGGGCAGCTGCGCGGCGCGTTCGTGGCGGTGGGCCCCACCCCCGGACGCGAACGCGTGCCGGGGGTGGCGCTGAGCGTGCGCTACCCGGGTGACGGCGACCCGGACGTCAGCCTGCTGACCGAACCGCTGGTGGCGGAGCTGCTGGCCGCCCACTGGTGGGAACGGTCCGGCCGTTGA
- a CDS encoding CD225/dispanin family protein, with product MSYGPPPPGNPGQPPGGPGGYGPPPGGPGGYGPPPGGPGGYGPPSGGQPGYGGQPGGTPPDNGLTWAIVSVFCCWPFAIPAIVNAAKVNDLWNRGDQAGALDAQAQAKKWTKIAFIIGAIVWVLSIGVNACSAIFLSGY from the coding sequence ATGAGCTATGGTCCCCCGCCCCCCGGCAACCCTGGCCAGCCCCCCGGCGGCCCCGGCGGCTACGGGCCTCCCCCCGGCGGCCCCGGCGGCTACGGGCCTCCCCCCGGCGGCCCCGGCGGCTACGGTCCGCCCAGCGGCGGCCAGCCCGGTTACGGCGGCCAGCCCGGCGGAACCCCGCCCGACAACGGCCTCACCTGGGCCATCGTCTCCGTCTTCTGCTGCTGGCCGTTCGCGATCCCCGCGATCGTCAACGCCGCCAAGGTGAACGACCTGTGGAACCGCGGTGACCAGGCCGGCGCCCTCGATGCCCAGGCCCAGGCCAAGAAGTGGACGAAGATCGCGTTCATCATCGGCGCCATCGTGTGGGTACTGTCCATCGGCGTGAACGCGTGCTCCGCCATCTTCCTGTCCGGCTACTAA
- a CDS encoding ABC transporter ATP-binding protein, with the protein MSAPTQARPDDRSEKAADGRRTERDPVLSLHRNEDSALGTIKRGLQLSPEFAKGLWITLLFAVVATGGKVIVPVAVQQIIDNGLSGTGGPDLVFVTRMVSVCAGLLVVTMVCSYLMNLRLYRATESGLATLRRKAFRHVHDLSVLTQNSERKGALVSRVTGDVDQISTFMQWGGLLLLVSTGQLLVATTLMAVYSWQLTIVVWVCILPLLFGVRWLQKLLSKAYLKVRERTGDMLGAIGETVMGAAVIRAHGTEERTAGRIDTTVLATRKAQVHAQRLSMAVSPFAEIVAAVGNVAVVLVGVWLGIGGDLTAGQLIAFLFLMTLFIQPMMMATEIFNEAQNAIAGWRRVLGVMDTVPDIADPGEAGRVLPRGPVRVGFDRVTYSYPEGPVVLDDVDVEITPGTRVAVVGETGSGKTTFVKLLTRLMDPAAGTVRLDGVDLREVAFSSLRGRVVMVPQEGFLFDSSLGDNIRFARPESTDAELEAAITELGLSDWLGSLAHGLDTPVGQRGESLSAGERQLVALVRAYIADPDLLVLDEATSAVDPHTEVRIQRALDRLTRGRTSVAIAHRLSTAEAADRVLVFDDGRITQSGTHSELVDQPGVYADLYASWVRSSA; encoded by the coding sequence ATGAGCGCACCAACCCAGGCCCGCCCCGACGACAGATCGGAAAAGGCGGCCGACGGTCGGCGCACCGAACGCGACCCCGTCCTCTCCCTGCACCGCAACGAGGACTCCGCGCTCGGCACCATCAAGCGCGGCCTCCAACTCTCCCCGGAGTTCGCCAAGGGCCTCTGGATCACCCTGCTCTTCGCCGTGGTCGCCACCGGGGGCAAGGTCATCGTCCCGGTCGCCGTCCAGCAGATCATCGACAACGGACTCTCCGGGACCGGCGGCCCCGACCTGGTCTTCGTCACTCGCATGGTGTCGGTCTGCGCCGGGCTGCTCGTGGTCACCATGGTGTGCTCGTACCTGATGAACCTGCGCCTGTACCGGGCCACCGAGTCCGGCCTGGCGACCCTGCGCCGCAAGGCCTTCCGGCACGTGCACGACCTGTCCGTGCTCACCCAGAACAGCGAACGCAAGGGCGCCCTGGTCTCCCGCGTCACCGGCGACGTCGACCAGATCAGCACCTTCATGCAGTGGGGCGGCCTGCTCCTGCTGGTCAGCACCGGCCAGCTCCTGGTCGCCACCACCCTCATGGCGGTCTACTCCTGGCAGCTCACCATCGTGGTGTGGGTCTGCATCCTGCCGCTGCTCTTCGGTGTGCGCTGGCTCCAGAAGCTCCTGTCCAAGGCCTACCTCAAGGTCCGCGAGCGCACCGGCGACATGCTCGGCGCCATCGGCGAGACCGTCATGGGCGCCGCCGTCATCCGCGCCCACGGCACCGAGGAGCGCACCGCCGGACGGATCGACACCACCGTCCTGGCCACCCGCAAGGCCCAGGTGCACGCCCAACGCCTGTCCATGGCTGTCTCGCCCTTCGCCGAGATCGTCGCGGCCGTCGGCAACGTCGCCGTGGTCCTGGTCGGCGTGTGGCTGGGCATCGGCGGCGACCTCACCGCGGGCCAGCTCATCGCCTTCCTGTTCCTGATGACCCTGTTCATCCAGCCGATGATGATGGCCACCGAGATCTTCAACGAGGCCCAGAACGCCATCGCGGGCTGGCGGCGCGTGCTCGGGGTCATGGACACCGTCCCCGACATCGCCGACCCCGGCGAGGCCGGGCGCGTCCTGCCGCGCGGACCGGTCCGGGTCGGCTTCGACAGGGTCACCTACTCCTATCCGGAGGGCCCGGTCGTCCTGGACGACGTGGACGTGGAGATCACCCCGGGCACCCGGGTCGCGGTCGTCGGCGAGACCGGGTCGGGCAAGACCACCTTCGTCAAGCTCCTCACCCGGCTGATGGACCCCGCCGCCGGAACCGTCCGCCTGGACGGGGTGGACCTGCGCGAGGTCGCCTTCTCCTCCCTGCGCGGCCGGGTCGTCATGGTCCCCCAGGAGGGGTTCCTCTTCGACAGCTCCCTGGGTGACAACATCCGCTTCGCCCGCCCGGAGAGCACCGACGCCGAACTCGAGGCCGCCATCACCGAGCTGGGCCTGTCCGACTGGCTGGGCAGCCTCGCCCACGGCCTGGACACCCCGGTCGGCCAGCGCGGCGAGTCCCTGTCAGCGGGGGAGCGCCAGCTCGTGGCGCTCGTGCGCGCCTACATCGCCGACCCGGACCTGCTGGTCCTGGACGAGGCCACCTCGGCCGTGGACCCGCACACCGAGGTCCGCATCCAGCGGGCCCTGGACCGGCTGACCCGCGGCCGCACGTCGGTGGCGATCGCCCACCGGCTGTCCACCGCCGAGGCCGCCGACCGCGTCCTGGTCTTCGACGACGGCCGGATCACCCAGAGCGGCACCCACAGCGAACTCGTGGACCAGCCGGGCGTCTACGCCGACCTGTACGCCTCCTGGGTGCGCTCCTCGGCCTGA
- a CDS encoding Trp biosynthesis-associated membrane protein, giving the protein MLALAAGAALMLAASGRIWATGELSSPGPVAAVPVDITGTDLTGALSGLGWAGLAGIAGLYAARSWPRRVVGLLIAVCGVFALTSLWSATRPGVLADAVLALATDTAGAAQSAGAPELHALGPAMGAVGAALLILTGLIAVVRAPAWPGMGSRYDRDAAPRPRQAQTPADLWKSLDAGEDPTLGAPDDGTPAATAPAARTETGDDTEPAPLAEGPAQPKESH; this is encoded by the coding sequence ATGCTCGCCCTGGCCGCTGGCGCCGCGCTCATGTTGGCCGCTTCCGGCCGAATCTGGGCGACCGGTGAGCTCAGCTCGCCCGGGCCGGTGGCCGCCGTGCCCGTGGACATCACCGGAACCGACCTGACCGGCGCCCTCAGCGGCCTCGGCTGGGCCGGACTCGCCGGGATCGCGGGCCTGTACGCGGCCCGCTCCTGGCCGCGCCGCGTCGTCGGCCTGCTGATCGCGGTCTGCGGTGTGTTCGCGCTCACGTCGCTGTGGTCGGCCACCCGCCCCGGGGTCCTCGCCGACGCCGTCCTGGCACTGGCCACCGACACCGCCGGCGCCGCCCAGAGCGCGGGCGCACCCGAACTCCACGCCCTGGGCCCCGCCATGGGAGCGGTCGGTGCCGCCCTGCTGATCCTGACCGGCCTGATCGCGGTAGTGCGTGCCCCTGCCTGGCCCGGCATGGGAAGCCGGTACGATCGGGACGCCGCACCGCGTCCGCGCCAGGCGCAGACACCTGCCGACCTGTGGAAATCGCTGGACGCCGGTGAGGACCCCACACTTGGCGCCCCGGACGACGGCACGCCCGCCGCCACCGCACCGGCGGCCCGTACCGAAACCGGTGACGACACCGAACCCGCACCGCTGGCCGAGGGGCCAGCCCAACCCAAGGAGAGCCACTGA